The sequence below is a genomic window from Fimbriimonadaceae bacterium.
TTCTTCCAGGGGTCTTCCGTTTGGGCGCGCAGGTCTTCCATCACGGCAGCCGTGTTGCGCAGGCGCATGCTCAGCACGCGCGCCAGATTCGCCAGCATGACGAAGCCCACGTCCTTGTTCGTGGCCATGAACTTGCGCAGGTCCTTGGCCGGCAGACGGGCGTACTTCACCTGCCCGACGCAGACCGCGGTGGCGGATCGGGGCCCGTCGTCCACGAGAGCGACTTCCCCGAGCACGCTGCCGGGCCCGGAATCGGCGATCTTGTCGCCTTTGTCCGTGTAGACATTCACCGTGCCCTCGAGGATCACGAAGAGATCGCCGCTCTTGTCTCCCTTCTCGATCAGCGACTCGCCTGCGATCTTCCCGTCGAAGACGGCGATGTCGGCGATCTGATCGATCGCTTCCTTGCTGAGGCCGTTGACGAGGTAGTTCTTCGCAAAAATCTCTTGGTGCTTCATCGGTCCGTTCACCGCTGCCATGTTACTCGCAAGGTCCTTGCAGAGTTGCGGGGTTTCGCAAGCATTCGTACCTAGCCAGGGGCGAACCTGACAATCCTGCGGAGTTGCGCGGGTTGCAAATCGGCGATCTTCAACTTGGAGGGTGGGATCGCAGCGGTCGCATCAAGGGGAAGCAGTTGGCCAATTTGTGGGAAGAGCGCTATTCGAGGATTGTGGTCGTCGATTCCGACGCAGAACACGTGGCGCGCGTTCGGACCATTCTCGAGTCGTCCGGATGTGGCGAAGTGATCGATCTGCCGCCCGGGCGTTCGCCTTCGAGACTCGCCAAGCGCGTCGAAGACTTGTGCCCCGATCTGGTGATGATCGATCCGGGCGAGGGCCGGTTCCAGATGCTCGAAGGCGTCCAAAACCGACTGGCCTCCAACGAGTTGATTCCACTCCTCGTGTTCAGCGCGACCGAATCGCCTGAAATGCGGCGCCACGCGCTGCGGCTGGGGGCCGCCGACTTCATGGCCAAGCCGGGCGACCACGACGAGATTCTCCTGCGCTGCCGCAACTTCCTCAACATGCGCGCGATGCACGTTGAGCTGCGCGAGCGGGCCCGATCGCTGGAGGACCAGGTCTTTCGCCGAACGTGCGCCCTGGAGGAGTCCAAAGCCGAGATTCTTGCGAGGCTCGCGATGGCTTCTGAGTGGCGCGACGACGACACCGGCGAGCACACCAAGCGCGTCGGCGAGCTGTCCGCTCTCATCGCGAAGGAGTTGGGTTGGAACGACGAGGACGTGCGCACCATCGCGCTCGCCGCCCCTTTGCACGACCTCGGCAAGATCGGCATTCCCGACTCGATCCTCCTGAGCGCCAACGGCCTCTCGAAAGAGGAGTTCGAGACGATGAAGACCCACACGAAGATCGGCGCGGAGATTCTCGCCGGCAGCCGCTCTCCGCTGCTGGAAATGGCTGAGACCATCGCGATCTCCCACCACGAGCGGTGGGACGGGCGCGGCTATCCGAACGGCCTCGCGGGACGGGATATTCCGCAGTGCGGCCGGATCGTGGCCGTGGCAGACGTCTACGACGCGCTGACCCACGATCGCCCTTACAAACGCGCATGGCCCTTGGAAGAGGCGATCGCCGAGATTCGGAAGAACTCGGGCGCCCACTTCGACCCGGCCGTGGTCGAAGCGTTCCTCCAGGTCGTCGGCCAGCCTTCGCGCCGGGCGGCCTGAGACCCTACGGTTCCACGGCGAGAACGACCATACTAGGGCGTGGGCCCGTTGGCGAAAACCCTCATGGTCGGATGTGGCGGCTTCCTGGGCGCGAATCTGCGGTATTGGCTCGGTGGTCTGATTCAGAACCGTGCCGGCAGCGTGTTTCCGATCGGAACGCTCGCCGTCAATGTGTCGGGGTCGTTTGTGCTGGGCGCGCTGCTCGCGCTCGCGTTGCGCGAGAACTGGTCGCCCGGATGGAGGCTCTTTCTCGGCGTGGGTCTCTTGGGCGGCTACACCACGTTCTCCACCTTCTCACACGAAGCGGTGGGGTTGCTGGGCGACGGAAGCCACCGCCTTGCGTTGCTGTACGTGCTGGGCAACGTGGTCCTTGGCATCGTGGGAGCCTGGTTGGGGATCGTCGCCGCGCGCTCCATGGCGGGAGGCTAACCAAGAGGTTTGATATGAAGATCGAAGGACCCGGAAAGTGCCTGCGCATCTACTGCGGCGAAACCGACCAGTGGCACGGCCGCCCTCTCTACGCCGCGATCGTGGAGCGGGCGCGCGAACAGGGGATGGCGGGCGCGACGGTGACCCGCGGCGTCATGGGATTCGGCGCCCGGAGCCGCATCCACACGGCATCGGTGCTCCGCCTATCGGAAGATCTGCCGATCGTGATCGAAATCGTGGACACGGCCGATCGCGTCGACACCTTCCTCCCGCTGCTCGACGAGATGGTGGACGAGGGGCTCGTCGCCACGTGGGACCTCTCGATCGAGCGCTACGTCCACGGCGCCGACCCCGAGCCGGAGAGGTAACCATCCGGCCCGGGGGCAAGCACTCTACGCGTCGGCCGGCACGGCTGCAGGCGACGCGTCGTCCTTGATCAGGAAGTGGCCGTACACAAGCCCGGCGAGCAGTCCGCCAAGCAGGGTGCCGACCAGGTAGATCGGCATGTCCGCCATGGCTTGCGGCTGACCCTCTGGCGGCTGGTAGAAGAACGCCGATCCCAGGTACCGGGCCGGGTTCAGGGCGGCGCCTGTGGATTGCCCCGCAAACAACATTCCAAGGGTGATCGTCAGACCGATGAAGAGGCCGGCCGAGGCCTTTTGACCCCTCTTGTCCACGGCCGTCCCGAAGATCACCAAAACAAGGAAGAACGTGGCGATGCCTTCGATCAGCACGGCG
It includes:
- the crcB gene encoding fluoride efflux transporter CrcB, with protein sequence MAKTLMVGCGGFLGANLRYWLGGLIQNRAGSVFPIGTLAVNVSGSFVLGALLALALRENWSPGWRLFLGVGLLGGYTTFSTFSHEAVGLLGDGSHRLALLYVLGNVVLGIVGAWLGIVAARSMAGG
- a CDS encoding cyclic nucleotide-binding domain-containing protein; its protein translation is MAAVNGPMKHQEIFAKNYLVNGLSKEAIDQIADIAVFDGKIAGESLIEKGDKSGDLFVILEGTVNVYTDKGDKIADSGPGSVLGEVALVDDGPRSATAVCVGQVKYARLPAKDLRKFMATNKDVGFVMLANLARVLSMRLRNTAAVMEDLRAQTEDPWKNAF
- a CDS encoding DUF190 domain-containing protein, with product MKIEGPGKCLRIYCGETDQWHGRPLYAAIVERAREQGMAGATVTRGVMGFGARSRIHTASVLRLSEDLPIVIEIVDTADRVDTFLPLLDEMVDEGLVATWDLSIERYVHGADPEPER
- a CDS encoding HD domain-containing protein, which produces MRGLQIGDLQLGGWDRSGRIKGKQLANLWEERYSRIVVVDSDAEHVARVRTILESSGCGEVIDLPPGRSPSRLAKRVEDLCPDLVMIDPGEGRFQMLEGVQNRLASNELIPLLVFSATESPEMRRHALRLGAADFMAKPGDHDEILLRCRNFLNMRAMHVELRERARSLEDQVFRRTCALEESKAEILARLAMASEWRDDDTGEHTKRVGELSALIAKELGWNDEDVRTIALAAPLHDLGKIGIPDSILLSANGLSKEEFETMKTHTKIGAEILAGSRSPLLEMAETIAISHHERWDGRGYPNGLAGRDIPQCGRIVAVADVYDALTHDRPYKRAWPLEEAIAEIRKNSGAHFDPAVVEAFLQVVGQPSRRAA